A genomic window from Bacillus sp. Marseille-P3661 includes:
- a CDS encoding AAA family ATPase, producing MNLAGLEITGGYFTSTQEIQLFKKHNQVASLVYGKNGSGKSSISRAINENYKKVLGEINEAETEFTNIVIKELKAHPQQGTQPMETATISSIKTYVYNEDFILENIHFKDNGLDTIVMLGDQQELHTQISGTKNSLDHKRNEYAIASHEYNQLQNKLNPKSSAYFKEAVREKLKDRWASTQSKIQNTKINAKVDVNLINNLLNHVDTQESYDDLLQELNLKLKHLEKINTLNPFSQISSITISTNIDFINQLLQKTITEPELNERETAILSVIRESSGEFLNQSKTFMKNDSQNDCPFCYQSVPDEHKNTVLDVIKKILQTDAANEHINELEAIKLEPITLDLSLYNTLLEKDLLFSLKDLIHIYNESLGKIKQLITSKKNNPYTPIVNDINPSLHLNNLNALISKCNDFIRAFNDSLSEKNILIQSLSKINLNLAYKDVKELVEQYKEKQAYEKDLEEKLELLKSEGKELKRQLEVLESKIANIDIACNVINDYLKYIFYDSTRLSLHPHEDSYLVKCRGENVKLSSLSIGERNAISLCYFFSQLFKGKTIQEVFNDKSLLVIDDPISSFDFENKVGVYSFLRFILNELHTANPESKAIIFTHDLESFQHFQKIYSDIGLKKQIATNQLINRSIKPIHNKKFNEYSILLQNIYDYAMDNNRETLDLTIGNIMRRVLEAFTTFNYKMGIEELTTNEDVLSHLPSQDLQDYFKNCMYRLVLHSESHFLERTKGLIDRGFIEAFSTSEKVKTAKDILILLYTLNPLHVEIHLNKEDDDLFTLKRKVEQIEMWGKELFPETQLVGTV from the coding sequence ATGAATTTAGCAGGTCTAGAAATCACAGGTGGATATTTTACTAGCACTCAAGAAATTCAACTTTTTAAAAAACATAATCAGGTAGCTTCTCTAGTCTACGGTAAAAATGGAAGTGGAAAATCCAGTATTTCACGTGCTATAAATGAAAATTATAAAAAAGTTCTTGGAGAGATAAATGAAGCAGAAACTGAATTTACAAACATAGTCATCAAAGAATTGAAAGCACACCCGCAACAAGGGACACAGCCAATGGAAACAGCAACCATATCTTCAATAAAAACTTATGTATATAACGAAGATTTCATTTTAGAAAACATACATTTTAAAGATAATGGTTTAGACACAATTGTTATGCTAGGAGATCAACAGGAATTACACACACAAATTTCAGGGACTAAAAATTCACTAGACCATAAACGAAATGAATATGCTATCGCATCACATGAATATAATCAACTTCAGAATAAGTTGAACCCAAAATCTTCTGCTTACTTTAAAGAAGCTGTTAGAGAAAAACTAAAAGACCGTTGGGCTAGCACACAAAGTAAAATTCAAAACACTAAGATTAATGCTAAAGTAGATGTAAATTTGATTAATAATCTACTCAACCATGTTGATACACAAGAAAGTTATGATGATTTGTTACAGGAACTTAATTTGAAACTAAAACATTTAGAAAAAATTAATACATTAAATCCTTTTAGTCAGATAAGTTCAATTACTATTTCTACAAATATTGACTTTATAAATCAACTCTTACAAAAAACGATTACTGAGCCTGAACTTAATGAACGAGAAACAGCAATACTATCAGTTATTCGAGAGAGTAGTGGGGAATTTTTGAATCAGTCTAAGACTTTCATGAAAAATGATTCTCAAAATGATTGTCCATTTTGTTATCAATCTGTTCCAGATGAACATAAGAATACTGTTTTAGATGTGATAAAAAAAATATTACAAACAGATGCAGCAAATGAACATATTAACGAGTTAGAGGCCATAAAACTTGAACCTATAACTTTAGATTTATCTTTATACAATACTCTTCTAGAAAAGGATTTACTATTTTCGCTGAAAGATTTAATTCATATATACAACGAATCTTTAGGAAAAATAAAACAACTTATAACATCAAAGAAGAATAATCCATACACTCCAATCGTTAATGATATTAACCCATCTTTACACTTAAATAATTTAAATGCACTTATTTCAAAATGTAACGACTTTATAAGGGCTTTTAACGATAGCCTTTCGGAGAAGAATATTTTAATCCAAAGCTTATCTAAAATAAATCTAAATTTGGCTTATAAAGATGTTAAAGAACTTGTAGAACAATATAAAGAAAAGCAAGCATATGAAAAAGATTTAGAGGAAAAGCTTGAATTATTGAAGAGTGAAGGTAAAGAATTAAAAAGGCAATTAGAAGTTTTAGAATCTAAGATTGCCAATATAGATATTGCTTGTAATGTAATTAATGATTATCTTAAATATATTTTTTATGATTCCACTAGGTTATCATTACACCCACATGAAGATTCTTATCTTGTGAAATGTAGGGGCGAAAATGTAAAATTATCTTCGTTATCAATTGGTGAAAGAAATGCTATCTCTTTATGCTATTTCTTTTCTCAACTTTTTAAAGGTAAAACTATTCAAGAAGTGTTCAATGATAAATCACTTTTAGTCATTGATGATCCAATATCAAGTTTCGATTTCGAAAATAAAGTTGGAGTTTATTCATTTTTAAGATTCATTTTAAACGAATTACATACCGCAAATCCTGAGAGTAAAGCTATTATTTTTACACATGACCTCGAATCATTTCAGCATTTTCAAAAGATTTATAGTGATATAGGTTTAAAGAAACAGATAGCAACTAATCAATTGATAAACCGTTCGATAAAGCCAATTCACAATAAGAAATTTAATGAGTATAGTATTTTACTACAAAATATATATGATTACGCAATGGATAATAATAGAGAAACATTGGATTTAACTATTGGAAATATAATGCGTCGAGTTTTAGAAGCATTCACAACCTTTAATTATAAAATGGGGATTGAGGAATTAACGACTAATGAAGATGTATTATCTCATTTACCTTCACAAGATTTACAAGATTATTTTAAAAATTGTATGTACAGATTAGTTCTACACAGTGAAAGTCATTTTTTAGAAAGAACTAAAGGTTTAATTGATAGAGGCTTTATTGAAGCTTTTTCAACAAGCGAAAAAGTAAAAACTGCAAAAGATATACTAATTTTATTATATACATTAAATCCTCTTCATGTTGAAATCCATTTAAATAAAGAAGATGATGATTTGTTTACGCTTAAAAGAAAAGTTGAACAAATAGAAATGTGGGGAAAAGAACTTTTCCCAGAAACTCAACTAGTTGGAACAGTTTAA
- a CDS encoding TetR/AcrR family transcriptional regulator: MKHGDETKRILAASLKALMKNKSLEKISIRELTDQSNMNRQTFYYHFEDIYDLLKWTFQQETIQFLDVPENASVWKEGLLQLFNYLDENREFCICALRSLGRGHLKRFFYSDIHSIFGRVIKEFGGKLNASEEYMTFLTHFYTLSLAGLVESWLLGEMDQTPEEIIEMINIFIQDQILGAEHRINGHLKSN, translated from the coding sequence ATGAAACATGGTGATGAAACAAAACGAATTCTTGCTGCATCCTTAAAGGCACTAATGAAAAATAAATCCCTCGAAAAAATATCCATTCGTGAACTAACTGACCAATCGAATATGAACCGACAAACCTTTTATTATCACTTTGAGGATATTTATGATTTACTCAAATGGACATTCCAACAAGAAACTATTCAATTCTTAGACGTTCCTGAAAATGCATCTGTTTGGAAAGAAGGTTTACTACAGCTTTTCAACTATTTAGATGAGAACCGGGAATTTTGTATATGTGCACTGCGTTCTTTAGGCCGTGGACATTTAAAACGCTTCTTTTATTCAGATATTCATAGCATTTTTGGAAGAGTCATTAAAGAATTTGGGGGAAAATTGAATGCATCCGAGGAATATATGACATTCCTTACGCACTTTTATACTTTGTCACTGGCAGGACTGGTGGAGAGCTGGTTACTTGGGGAAATGGATCAAACCCCTGAAGAGATTATCGAAATGATTAATATTTTTATACAGGATCAAATACTCGGCGCAGAACATAGAATAAACGGACATCTCAAAAGTAATTGA
- a CDS encoding MMPL family transporter has protein sequence MKNWLNIRTASFVFWVVISVIMIFTMPNLDTLVREKGQTEIPSYTQSEIASDLLTEMANEETENYQFIAVFTSGSDEPLNEKQLNDIDKVVQILKDNSEELGITDMLAHSDSDEAEKQLVSEDGTTILTQIYVDQNQGTVEKVAQSLREKTEVASVDSYYTGTDIVLDDFAKSSQEGIKKTEGIAIIFILVVLVLVFRSPIVPLISLITVGVSYIVSLGIVTQLVDKFNFPFSNFTQVFLIVILFGVGTDYNILLYTRFKEELGKGGHILKAITETYRTAGKTVIYSGIAVFIGFMALYLAEFKLYQATSAVAIGVAVLLLVLLTLNPFFMGVLGIKMFWPAKSINGHSENKIWLFLSKHSFFRPIAALAIVSIISVPFILKYTGDLNYNDLVEISDEYESKQAITVIEEHFPAGFSSPTSLVIKAGESLATQKGLQEIELLTDVISRVDGVSQVLSVTRPSGEKIQDLYIQEQTETLNEGLDSAQEGLGTINGGLSDAKNQLGQVDQNSFDGIQQLIDGTSSLEQGVGKLDKALNQVAQGFKDGANGATELSTGLSTLKQSVSFLNDEASKLQAGYKEIENGFSAFSELFATMENAIANANQGYVAIEKSMNALVQSNPELALDINVQSVIGTAQGAQKQLSQLAEKLNELTPQYEVAVTSLEEANKVFSQIRNGLQQVETGAGQLQTGASTLATGLETGEAGVDQIISKTGELETGLSTVNEGQKQLQDGLAELQVNINLLQNGLGQSTNGLNEISDGLLEAQEYLSEVSNSNSNSVFYIPQEVLEGEDFEESLNMYMSEDRTITSMTIILDVNPYSKEAMSIIEDIDEQIKATAKGSSLYDAEIALGGKSAANVDLQQISSKDFTRTIVIMMIGIAIVLVIITRSIWQTIIIIASLILAYYTSLGLSGLLSDALLGQSILSWNVPFFSFIMIVTLGVDYSIFLMMRFDEVKDQGSEGIIDAAKQIGGVVLSAALILGGTFAALIPSGIVTLMQVAILVLIGLVLLSFIMLPVFLPALIGLTKKLKNLFSEKKGK, from the coding sequence TTGAAAAATTGGCTAAATATACGTACTGCATCTTTCGTGTTCTGGGTAGTTATTTCAGTTATTATGATTTTTACAATGCCAAACCTAGATACATTGGTACGTGAAAAAGGTCAAACAGAAATCCCATCCTATACTCAAAGTGAGATAGCGTCGGATTTGTTGACAGAAATGGCGAATGAGGAAACGGAAAATTATCAGTTTATCGCTGTGTTTACGAGTGGTAGCGATGAGCCTTTAAATGAAAAACAGTTAAATGACATAGACAAAGTCGTTCAAATATTAAAAGATAATAGTGAAGAACTTGGCATTACAGATATGCTTGCTCACTCTGATAGTGATGAAGCAGAAAAACAACTTGTGTCTGAAGACGGTACAACGATTTTAACTCAAATATACGTTGACCAAAATCAAGGAACTGTTGAAAAAGTAGCGCAAAGCTTACGGGAGAAAACGGAAGTAGCGTCTGTCGATTCGTATTATACGGGGACAGATATCGTTTTAGATGATTTCGCAAAATCATCACAAGAAGGAATTAAGAAAACAGAAGGTATTGCAATTATCTTTATTTTAGTGGTGTTAGTCTTAGTGTTCCGTTCTCCGATAGTTCCTTTAATTTCTCTTATTACAGTAGGTGTATCATATATTGTTTCACTTGGTATTGTCACTCAATTGGTTGATAAGTTTAACTTCCCATTCTCAAACTTTACTCAAGTCTTCCTGATAGTTATTTTGTTTGGGGTTGGGACAGATTATAATATTTTACTTTACACGCGTTTTAAAGAAGAACTGGGTAAGGGAGGACATATTTTAAAAGCCATTACTGAAACTTATCGAACTGCAGGTAAAACAGTTATCTATAGCGGTATTGCAGTATTTATCGGATTTATGGCGCTTTATTTAGCTGAATTTAAATTGTATCAAGCTACATCAGCGGTTGCAATTGGGGTTGCAGTACTATTGCTTGTATTGCTTACTTTAAATCCATTCTTTATGGGTGTACTTGGGATTAAGATGTTCTGGCCAGCTAAGTCTATCAATGGACATAGTGAAAATAAAATTTGGTTATTTTTATCAAAGCATTCTTTTTTTAGACCAATTGCAGCATTAGCGATTGTTTCCATTATTTCTGTCCCATTTATTTTGAAATATACAGGCGATCTAAATTATAACGATTTAGTTGAAATTAGTGATGAATATGAATCAAAACAAGCAATTACAGTAATTGAAGAGCATTTCCCAGCTGGATTTTCTTCACCAACTTCTCTAGTTATTAAGGCTGGTGAATCTCTTGCTACTCAAAAAGGATTACAAGAAATCGAACTGTTGACTGATGTAATTTCAAGAGTAGATGGGGTTTCACAAGTTCTTTCTGTTACTCGTCCTTCAGGTGAGAAAATACAAGATTTATATATTCAAGAACAAACAGAAACGTTAAATGAAGGACTTGATTCCGCTCAAGAAGGTTTAGGAACAATTAATGGTGGACTTTCAGATGCAAAAAACCAACTAGGACAGGTCGATCAAAATAGCTTTGACGGTATACAACAATTAATAGATGGTACGTCTTCATTGGAGCAAGGTGTAGGAAAACTAGATAAAGCTTTAAACCAAGTTGCTCAGGGATTTAAGGATGGAGCAAATGGTGCTACAGAATTATCTACTGGCTTAAGTACTTTAAAACAAAGTGTAAGTTTTCTAAATGATGAAGCATCGAAGTTACAAGCAGGCTACAAAGAAATTGAAAATGGATTTAGTGCATTTAGTGAATTGTTCGCTACAATGGAAAATGCAATAGCAAATGCAAATCAAGGTTATGTAGCAATTGAAAAATCAATGAATGCATTAGTCCAATCAAATCCAGAGTTAGCTCTCGATATCAATGTACAATCAGTTATTGGTACTGCTCAAGGTGCTCAGAAGCAACTTTCACAATTAGCAGAAAAATTAAATGAACTTACACCACAATACGAAGTTGCAGTTACTTCTTTAGAAGAAGCAAATAAAGTATTTTCTCAAATTAGAAACGGCTTACAACAGGTAGAAACTGGTGCAGGGCAATTACAAACTGGGGCAAGTACGTTAGCTACTGGACTTGAAACAGGTGAAGCTGGTGTCGATCAAATTATTTCAAAAACAGGAGAGCTTGAAACGGGTTTATCTACTGTAAACGAAGGACAAAAACAATTACAAGATGGCTTAGCCGAGCTTCAAGTTAATATTAATCTATTACAAAATGGATTAGGACAAAGTACAAATGGTTTAAATGAAATCAGTGATGGTTTATTAGAGGCGCAAGAATATCTTAGTGAAGTTAGTAATTCAAATTCAAATAGTGTCTTCTACATTCCTCAAGAAGTATTAGAAGGAGAAGACTTTGAAGAAAGCTTAAATATGTACATGTCTGAAGATCGGACAATAACAAGTATGACTATTATTTTAGACGTGAATCCATACTCAAAAGAAGCGATGTCTATTATTGAAGACATCGATGAACAAATTAAAGCAACGGCAAAAGGTTCGAGTCTTTATGATGCGGAAATTGCATTAGGTGGTAAATCTGCAGCAAACGTTGACTTACAACAAATTTCTAGTAAAGACTTTACACGTACAATTGTCATCATGATGATTGGTATTGCAATTGTATTAGTGATTATCACACGTTCAATCTGGCAAACAATTATTATTATCGCTTCGTTAATTTTAGCTTACTATACATCGCTTGGTCTTTCAGGGTTACTAAGTGATGCACTTCTAGGTCAAAGTATATTGAGTTGGAATGTACCATTCTTTAGCTTCATAATGATTGTTACTCTAGGAGTGGATTACAGTATCTTCCTAATGATGCGTTTTGATGAAGTGAAAGATCAGGGAAGTGAAGGAATTATTGATGCTGCAAAACAAATTGGAGGCGTAGTATTATCAGCAGCCTTAATTTTAGGTGGTACTTTTGCAGCCTTGATCCCATCAGGTATCGTAACATTAATGCAAGTGGCTATTTTAGTTTTAATAGGACTTGTATTGTTAAGCTTTATCATGCTGCCTGTCTTTTTACCAGCATTAATAGGATTAACTAAAAAACTAAAAAATTTATTTTCGGAGAAAAAAGGTAAATAA
- a CDS encoding nucleotidyltransferase family protein, whose protein sequence is MESMEAVILAAGYSSRANDFKMTSKLGIMTVLEHTVSKFDGICQKVIIVSGFQGERLKEVTIEMQNHNYYDMEIVCVFNPRFNQGMFSSVQRGCREVSASHFFITPGDCPLVEKETIQNLVKENGNIVIPSYQMKGGHPIKLTVEIKKRILEANADSNLRYILQGYEKNFLNVKDPGVLMDLDTPEDFNKAIEYYNERSRKR, encoded by the coding sequence ATGGAGTCGATGGAAGCGGTCATCCTTGCTGCCGGCTATTCAAGCAGGGCCAATGATTTTAAAATGACTTCTAAACTAGGGATAATGACAGTATTGGAACATACCGTTTCTAAATTTGACGGTATATGCCAAAAGGTTATAATTGTGAGCGGCTTTCAAGGGGAGCGCTTAAAAGAAGTAACAATAGAAATGCAGAATCATAACTATTATGACATGGAAATCGTTTGTGTGTTTAATCCAAGATTTAACCAGGGGATGTTTAGTTCCGTACAAAGAGGATGTAGAGAAGTGAGTGCATCTCATTTTTTTATTACACCTGGAGATTGCCCGCTTGTCGAAAAGGAAACAATTCAAAACTTAGTAAAAGAAAATGGAAACATAGTGATTCCAAGTTATCAAATGAAAGGTGGTCACCCGATTAAATTAACGGTTGAGATAAAAAAACGTATCCTTGAAGCGAATGCTGATAGTAATTTGCGGTATATTCTTCAAGGATATGAAAAGAATTTTTTGAATGTAAAGGATCCTGGTGTCCTTATGGATTTGGATACTCCGGAAGATTTCAACAAAGCAATAGAGTACTATAATGAACGCAGCAGAAAACGATAA
- a CDS encoding xanthine dehydrogenase family protein molybdopterin-binding subunit, translating into MFAKDISVSVKKKDHDEKLSGQLAYISDEKLDSMLYGVLYRSPIAYGKVRSIRLPPLPAGYEKVGAEHITGANFVKMLNKDQPIFANEWVNYIGEPMFMLVGPKLDVLYQLLDEVEVDIEEHEAIFTLEEAIKQKDKTGVFASHEFGESLEVIQSIEKSAHQIIEEEYETGYQEHVYLEPQGMLGIYKDEEILVKGSMQCLYYVKNALISALACEDDEVRVIQSPTGGGFGGKEDFPSMMACHVGVAAKVVKKPVFLLFERAEDMEVTTKRHPAKFKYRTALDEKGNILCMYIELFLDGGANAGLSPVVLQRALLNSAGVYKIPHFHAKGYALKTNTVPNGAFRGFGAPQSFAGIESHLGHISRIGKRDPIEYKRNYLVKHGDPTITNGRYRDPILLDDMIQDLMRTMDYEKKRESLNAFNQQNKRYKKGIGASFFLHGCGFTGSGERDHIKAIVKLAKTKKDQVLIKISNADIGQGVLTTMSKIVAKELELPYENISFPYPDTKEVPDSGPTVASRTTMIVGKLLERAARNLKAEWQSGVSQEVEEHYVHEEMIPWDEEKFSGDAYPAYSWGVNFVELEVDTLTGNVKLERIYGSFDIGKAIDERIVKGQIDGGIAQGVAYGFMEKMTSKSGKILQRSISDYGPPTAMDMVHIESKLYENPYAGGPYGAKGVGELPLTGGAPAVQAAIEDALQISFYQIPVTPEVIIGSLTKKVGEGID; encoded by the coding sequence ATGTTTGCTAAGGATATAAGTGTCTCTGTAAAGAAAAAAGATCATGATGAGAAATTATCGGGTCAACTTGCTTATATAAGCGACGAGAAATTAGATTCTATGCTTTATGGTGTATTGTATCGCTCGCCTATCGCATACGGTAAAGTACGATCCATCCGGTTACCTCCATTGCCTGCAGGTTATGAAAAGGTTGGAGCAGAGCACATCACTGGGGCTAATTTTGTGAAAATGTTAAATAAAGATCAGCCCATTTTTGCTAATGAGTGGGTCAATTATATTGGTGAACCCATGTTCATGCTCGTTGGTCCAAAGTTAGACGTTCTTTATCAATTATTAGATGAAGTAGAAGTGGATATTGAAGAACATGAGGCCATCTTTACATTAGAAGAAGCGATAAAACAAAAGGATAAAACGGGCGTTTTCGCCAGTCACGAATTTGGTGAAAGCCTGGAAGTGATCCAATCTATCGAAAAAAGTGCTCATCAAATAATTGAAGAAGAGTACGAAACGGGGTATCAAGAACATGTCTATTTAGAACCCCAAGGCATGCTTGGGATATATAAAGATGAGGAAATCCTTGTAAAAGGATCCATGCAATGTCTTTATTATGTGAAAAATGCACTGATTAGTGCGTTGGCATGTGAGGATGATGAAGTAAGGGTGATACAAAGTCCTACAGGTGGCGGATTTGGAGGGAAGGAAGATTTCCCATCCATGATGGCTTGTCATGTGGGCGTTGCTGCTAAGGTTGTCAAAAAACCGGTCTTCCTTCTGTTTGAGCGTGCGGAGGATATGGAAGTAACGACAAAGAGACATCCAGCCAAATTTAAATATCGCACTGCTTTGGATGAAAAAGGAAATATTCTATGCATGTATATAGAGCTTTTTCTTGACGGCGGGGCCAATGCAGGTTTAAGTCCTGTTGTGTTGCAGCGGGCTTTACTAAACAGTGCAGGAGTATATAAAATTCCTCATTTTCATGCGAAAGGCTATGCACTGAAAACCAATACCGTTCCTAATGGAGCTTTTCGAGGGTTTGGCGCACCGCAAAGTTTTGCGGGTATTGAAAGTCATCTGGGACACATAAGCAGAATAGGAAAGAGAGATCCCATTGAATATAAACGGAACTATTTGGTAAAACATGGCGACCCAACCATTACCAACGGGAGATATAGAGATCCGATTTTATTAGATGACATGATACAGGATTTAATGCGAACCATGGACTATGAAAAGAAAAGAGAAAGCTTGAATGCCTTTAACCAACAAAATAAGCGCTACAAAAAAGGGATAGGTGCTTCCTTTTTCCTGCATGGCTGTGGATTCACAGGCAGCGGGGAAAGAGATCATATTAAAGCTATAGTAAAATTAGCCAAAACAAAAAAGGATCAAGTTTTGATCAAAATCTCCAATGCAGATATTGGTCAAGGCGTGTTAACCACCATGAGCAAAATTGTAGCCAAAGAGCTTGAACTGCCTTATGAAAATATATCGTTTCCGTATCCAGATACGAAAGAAGTTCCTGATTCCGGTCCAACTGTAGCATCTAGGACGACGATGATCGTGGGAAAACTGCTGGAACGGGCAGCAAGAAATCTGAAAGCAGAGTGGCAATCAGGTGTTTCTCAAGAAGTAGAAGAACACTATGTTCATGAAGAAATGATTCCTTGGGATGAGGAAAAATTCTCTGGAGATGCTTATCCTGCATATTCGTGGGGAGTTAATTTCGTTGAACTGGAAGTGGATACCTTAACGGGTAATGTCAAATTGGAAAGGATCTACGGAAGCTTTGATATCGGAAAAGCGATTGATGAACGAATTGTCAAAGGGCAGATCGATGGCGGCATCGCACAAGGAGTCGCTTACGGTTTTATGGAAAAAATGACGTCTAAATCAGGAAAAATCCTACAAAGAAGCATCTCAGATTATGGACCCCCAACAGCGATGGATATGGTCCATATTGAAAGCAAACTCTATGAAAATCCTTATGCTGGAGGACCTTATGGCGCTAAAGGTGTCGGTGAATTGCCATTAACGGGTGGAGCTCCTGCTGTGCAAGCAGCTATAGAGGATGCCTTGCAAATATCCTTTTATCAAATACCTGTAACGCCAGAAGTGATTATTGGAAGTTTGACAAAGAAGGTTGGTGAAGGGATTGATTAG
- a CDS encoding (2Fe-2S)-binding protein: MKGLIRFHLNGRAVETKAPPTVRLIDVIRDEFDLIGTKEGCGDGECGACSVFVNHLVQNSCLIPIAAIEGANINTIDGYCKKESFQILSDCYAEAGAVQCGFCIPGMVMASAALLSQNPNPTEEEIREGISGNLCRCTGYNMIVDAIKLAAKKGEGLW, encoded by the coding sequence GTGAAGGGATTGATTAGATTTCATCTGAATGGAAGAGCAGTAGAAACCAAGGCTCCCCCCACGGTAAGATTAATCGATGTAATAAGAGATGAATTTGATTTAATAGGCACTAAGGAAGGTTGTGGCGATGGAGAATGCGGGGCTTGCAGTGTCTTTGTCAATCATCTTGTACAAAATAGCTGTCTCATCCCGATCGCCGCTATCGAAGGAGCCAATATTAATACCATTGATGGATATTGTAAGAAGGAATCATTTCAAATTTTGAGTGATTGCTATGCTGAAGCAGGTGCTGTGCAGTGCGGCTTTTGTATACCGGGAATGGTTATGGCAAGTGCGGCCTTGTTATCCCAAAATCCCAATCCTACAGAAGAAGAAATTCGGGAAGGTATCTCGGGAAATTTGTGCCGCTGTACGGGATATAACATGATTGTAGATGCGATTAAATTAGCGGCGAAAAAGGGTGAAGGGCTATGGTAA
- a CDS encoding FAD binding domain-containing protein produces the protein MQTILSFRFMSLEETISQLNKEQCQVMAGGTDLMVQHKSSRGAPAKIDKPVIFIDHLKELKRIYKMNHDLYIGACCTYTELMEHPLIPEILKKAIKEIAAPAIRNRGTLGGNICNASPAGDTLPLLYLYNAKIRLRSSKGERVADIGDFIQGPRKVNRFTNEIVTEIILPNVREEQTSFVFEKVANRRADAIAKISFAGSIRMEEGRIVDARFAFGAVGPTIVRSLDIEKKLSGVAFPLDAQVIDGVVADFNSIIKPIDDHRSTAVYRKAVALNLLRHFLESKGGLEEGT, from the coding sequence ATGCAAACTATCCTATCCTTTCGGTTTATGAGTTTGGAAGAAACGATTTCTCAGCTAAATAAAGAGCAATGCCAAGTTATGGCGGGTGGCACAGATCTCATGGTACAGCATAAAAGTTCAAGAGGTGCACCTGCAAAGATTGATAAACCAGTCATATTTATCGACCATTTAAAGGAGCTAAAACGGATTTATAAAATGAATCATGACCTTTATATCGGTGCTTGTTGTACCTATACCGAATTGATGGAACACCCACTAATACCGGAAATACTAAAGAAAGCGATAAAAGAAATTGCCGCGCCAGCGATTCGAAATAGAGGAACATTAGGCGGGAATATTTGCAACGCATCTCCGGCAGGAGATACTTTGCCTTTGTTATATCTTTATAACGCGAAAATTCGACTGCGATCCTCTAAAGGAGAAAGGGTTGCAGACATTGGTGACTTTATTCAAGGACCAAGAAAAGTGAATAGATTCACAAATGAAATCGTCACAGAAATCATTTTGCCAAATGTGCGAGAGGAGCAAACTTCTTTTGTATTTGAGAAAGTGGCGAACAGAAGAGCTGATGCCATAGCGAAAATATCATTTGCAGGGTCGATTCGTATGGAAGAAGGTAGAATTGTTGATGCTCGATTTGCCTTCGGTGCTGTGGGGCCAACCATCGTCCGTTCCCTAGATATTGAAAAGAAATTATCGGGAGTAGCTTTTCCGTTGGACGCTCAGGTCATTGATGGGGTTGTCGCCGATTTTAATAGTATCATAAAACCAATCGATGATCATCGCTCAACGGCAGTTTATCGGAAAGCAGTGGCACTCAATTTATTGCGTCATTTTCTTGAATCCAAGGGGGGATTGGAGGAAGGAACATGA